The nucleotide sequence CACCGGGTCGTGGAGGTGGAGGAAGTGGGCGAGGTAGAGATGTACGACATTGAGGTGGAGGAAGTCCACCGCTACGTGGTCAACGGCCTTATCTCCCACAACACCATCAACCTCCCGCATGAGGCCTCGGTGGAGGACGTGGAGGCTGCCTACCTCGAGGCCTACCGCACGGGGTGCAAGGGGATCACCGTCTACCGGGACGGGAGCCGGGAGTTCCAGGTACTCACCGTGAAAAAAGAGGCAAAGGAGGTTAAAGAGGCCAGCGAGGAAAAGGTGGAGGTCAAGGAGGCCTCCCCAAAGGTCCGCACGCCGGGAGAGCCCCTGTACGAGCGCCCGGGCCGCCTCATGGGCTTCACCGACATGGTGAAGCTCATGACCCCTGAGGGGGCGAAGCGGAGCTTCCTGGTGACGGTGAACGTCCTGGACGGCCACCCCGTGGAGGTGATCCTCACCTCCGGCAAGGCAGGGGACGAGGCGAACGCCGACTCGGAAGCCCTGGGCCGGGTGGTCTCCATCGCCCTTCAGTACGGGGTGCCCCCCGAGGCCCTCATCCGCACGCTCAGGGGCATCAACGGAGGGCTCTACGGCACTTACCAGGGAAGGCTCGTCTCCAGCAAGGCCGACCTCATCGCCGTGGCCCTGGAGACCATCCCGGCCTCGCTGAAAGGTCCCACCGAGAGGCCGGAGGTGGAAGGGGAAGCCCCCGCCCCGGCCCTTTCGGGAGGGGGTATCGCCCTCGCCGGAGCGAGCCCTTGCCCCTCCTGCGGGGAAAAGGCCCTGGTTCGGGAGGAGGGGTGCTGGAAGTGCCAGGTGTGCGGCTACAGCAAGTGCGGCTAGGCCTCCCCTAAGCCCAGAGGGCCCGGCCCCTTATACTGGGCCCGTGCGGGTCAAGATCTGCGGCCTCACCCGCCTCGAGGACGCCCTCCTGGCGGAAGCCCTGGGGGCCTGGGCCCTGGGCTTCGTCCTGGCCCCGGGCTCCCAGAGGCGGATCCCCCCCGAAAGGGCCCGGGAGATCTCCGAGGCCCTCGGGCCCTTCGTGGTCCGCGTGGGGGTCTTCCGGGACCAGGAGCCGGAGGAGGTCCTCCGCCTCATGGAAAGGGCCCGCCTCCAGGTGGCCCAGCTCCACGGGGGGGAGCCTCCGGAGTGGGCCGAGGCCGTGGGGCGCTTTTACCCCGTGATCAAGGCCTTCCCCTTGGAAGGCCCCGCGAGGCCCGAGTGGGCGGACTACCCGGCCCAAGCCCTCCTCCTGGACGGCAAGCGCCCGGGAAGCGGGGAGGCCTACCCCCGGGCGTGGGCAGGGCCCCTTCTGGCGAGCGGGCGGAGGGTCATCCTGGCGGGGGGCCTCACCCCGGAAAACGTGGGGGAGGCCCTGGCCCTAAGGCCCTACGCCGTAGACCTGGCGAGCGGGGTGGAGGAGGCCCCCGGGGTGAAGAGCGAGGCCAGGATGCGGGCCCTCTTCGCCCGGATTATGATGGGAGGGTGATCGGCAGGAAGCACCCCTTCTTTCCCCACCTTGCCGCCATGCTGGAGGCCGCCCGGCTGGCCCGGGGCATCCACCTCTACTACTTGGAAAAGGGCTTCACCGAGGGGACCAAGTCCGGCCCCACCGACCTCGTCACCCAGGCGGACCGGGAGTCGGAAGCAGCCCTGAAGGACTTCCTCCTCCAGCGCTTCCCCGAGGCAGGCTTCCTAGGAGAGGAGGGGGGAAGCGAAGGGGGAAAGGCCCTTCGCTTCATCGTGGACCCCCTGGACGGCACGGTGAACTACGCCCACGGCTTCCCCTTCTTCGGGGTGTCCCTGGCCTTGGAGGCCGAGGGGGTCGTCCAGGCGGGGGTGGTCATGGACACGGCCCGGGGAGAGACCTTCTACGCCCTAAGGGGCGAGGGAGCCTACCTGGACGGAAGGCCCATCCGGGTTACCGGGAGGCGGGAGCTTCTGGGAAGCCTGCTCGCCACGGGCTTTCCCTACGACGTGGCCAGGGATCCGGAGAACCTCACCTACTTCGCCCGGGCCCTGAGGCGGGGGCTTTTGGTGCGCCGCCCCGGGGCGGCCGCCCTGGACCTGGCCTACGTGGCCGCGGGCCGCCTGGAGGGCTTCTGGGAGGTGAAGCTGAACCCCTGGGACGTGGCGGCGGGGTGGCTTCTGGTGGAGGAGGCGGGGGGCAGGGTCACGGACCTGGCGGGCGGGCCCTACCGCCTGGGGAGCCGCTACATCGTGGCCACCAACGGCCTGATCCACGGGGCGCTCCTGGAGGCCCTCCTTACCGACGTAGAATAGGAGCATGGACCTCGAGGCCAAAAAGAAGGTCCTCCGCAGCTTCACCTACGGGCTCTACATCCTGACCGCCAAAGAGGGCGAGGAGTACGCCGCCGGCACGGTCAACTGGGTGACCCAGGCCTCCTTCAAGCCCCCCCTCGTGGCCCTGGGGGTCAAGGGGGACAGCCACCTCCACGCCCTCATTGAGCGCACGGGGAGGCTCGCCCTCATGACCCTGGCCCACGACCAGAAGACCATCGCCCAGGACTTCTTCAAGCCCACGGTGCGGGAGGGGGACCGGCTCAACGGCCACCCCTTCGTCCCCTCCCCCACCTTCGGCCTGCCCCTCCTCACGGAGCTTCCCTACTGGCTGGAGGCCGAGGTGCGCCATCTCCACAAGGGCGGGGACCACAGCCTGGTGGTGGCCGAGGTGGTGGAGGCCGGGGTGCGCTATGAGGCCAGGCCCCTCGTCATGTGGGACACGGGATGGTTCTACGGAGGGTAAAGGGGGACCACCTCCACCTCCCGCCCCTCGGGGAGGAGGAAGGCCCGGAAGCCGTCGGTGCCGAAGATGACGTAGGGGACCCGCCAGCGGGCCTCCTTGCGGTCCGTGGGGCTTGGAAGGGCGGGGCCTGCGGGGTGGGAGTGGTAGATGGCGAGGAGGGAAAGCCCCTCCCGCTCCATCTCCTTGAGCGCCCTGAGGAGGGCCAGGGGCTCGGCCAGGTAGCCGGTGCGGGGGTTCGGGTGGACGTTGGGCAGGGGAATGACCCGCTCCACCTCCCGCCTCCCCGCCCAAAGCCCCACCCCCTCCCGGGGGGCCTCCCTTTCCAGGTGGGCCTGGGTTTCCCGAAGGAGCCTTATGGGCACGTAGAGGACCTGGGCCAACCACCCCCTCCTTGGCCCTATACTAGGGGCACCAAGAAGGAGGCGCCATGATCCGAACCGTCGCGCTGGTGGGCCACGCGGGAAGCGGCAAGACCACCCTGACCGAAGCCCTCCTCTACCGGACCGGGGCCAAGGAGCGCATGGGCCGGGTAGAGGAGGGCACCACCACCACGGACTACACCCCCGAGGCCAGGCTCCACCGGACCACGGTGCGCACCGGGGTCGCCCCCCTCCGCCATCGGGGGCACCGGATCTTCCTCCTGGACGCCCCGGGCTACGGGGACTTCGTGGGGGAGATCCGGGGGGCCCTCGAGGCCGCGGACGCCGCTCTGGTGGCCGTCTCGGCGGAAAGCGGGGTGCAAGTGGGCACGGAGAGGGCCTGGACCGTGGCGGAAAGGCTGGGCCTGCCCCGGATGGTGGTGGTCACCAAGCTGGACCGGGGCGGGGACTACTACGCCCTCCTGGAGGACCTGCGGAGCACCCTGGGCCCCATCCTCCCCATAGGCCTCCCCCTCTATGAAGAGGGGCGCTGGGTGGGCCTGATGGATGTCTTCCACGGGAAGGCCTACCGCTACGAGGGGGGTGAGGAACGGGAGGTGGCGGTCCCCGAGGCCGAGCGGCAAAGGGCAGAGCGCTTCCGCCAGGAGGTCCTGGAAGCCATCGTGGAGACCGACGAGGGCCTCCTGGAGAAGTACCTGGAGGGGGAGGAGGTGACGGGGGAGGCCTTGGAGAAGGCCTTCCACGAGGCGGTGCGGAGGGGCCTCCTCTTCCCCGTGGCCCTGGCCTCGGGGGAGACGGGGATCGGGGTCCTGCCCCTTCTGGACCTCCTCCTGGAGGCCTTCCCTTCCCCAGAGGAGCGCTTCGGGGAAGGCCCCCCCTTGGCCAAGGTCTTCAAGGTCCAGGTGGACCCCTTCATGGGGCAGGTGGCCTACGTGCGCCTCTACCGGGGGAGGCTCAAGCCCGGGGACACCCTCCAAAGCGAGGCCGGGCCGGTCCGCCTCCCCCACCTCTACGTGCCCATGGGGAAGGACCTCCTGGAGGTGGAGGAAGCGGAGGCGGGCTACATCCTGGGCCTTCCCAAGGCGGAGAGCCTCCACCGCGGCATGGTGCTCTGGCAAGGGCCTAGGCCCGAAAGCGAGGAGGTCCCCTTCGCCCGCCTCCCCGAGCCCAACGTGCCCGTAGCCCTCCACCCCAAGGGGCGCACGGACGAGGCCAGGCTGGGGGAGGCCCTGAGGCGGCTACTGGAGGAGGACCCGAGCCTGAAGCTGGAAAGGCAGGAGGAGACCGGGGAGATGCTCCTTTGGGGGCACGGGGAGCTGCACCTCACCACGGCCAGGGAGCGCCTAGGGGACTACGGGGTGGAGGTGGAGTTCACCGTGCCCAAGGTGCCCTACCGGGAGACCATCAAAAGGGTAGCCGAGGGCCAGGGCAAGTACAAGAAGCAGACCGGGGGCCACGGCCAGTACGGGGACGTGTGGCTTAGGCTCGAGCCCGCCCCCGAGTACGGCTTTGAGTGGCGGATCACCGGCGGGGTAATCCCCAGCAAGTACCAGGAGGCCATAGAGGCGGGAATCAAGGAGGCGGCCAAGAAGGGGGTGTTGGCGGGCTTCCCCGTCATGGGGTTCAAGGCCATCGTCTACAACGGCTCCTACCACGAGGTGGACTCCTCGGACCTCGCCTTCCAGATCGCCGCGAGCCTCGCCTTCAAGAAGGTCATGGCCGAGGCGGGCCCCGTCCTTCTGGAGCCCATCTACGAGATCAAGGTCTTTGCCCCCCAGGAGCGGGTGGGGGACATCCTCGCCGACCTTCAGGCCAGGCGGGGGCGGATCCTGGGCATGGAGCAGGAGGGGGCCCTCTCCATCGTACGGGCCGAGGTGCCCCTGGCCGAGGTCCTGGAGTACTACAAAAGCCTTCCCAGCCTCACAGGCGGGGCCGGGGCCTACACCTTGGAGTTCCGCCACTACGCCGAGGTGCCCCCCCATCTGGCCCAGAAGATCGTCCAGGAGAGGCGGCAGGAGGGGTAGTGGAGGGGATTTGGCGCCTGCGCGAGGCCCTGGCACAGGCCCTCTTCGGCCAGGAAGGGGCCATAGAAGCCCTCCTGGCCACGGTCCTGGCCCGGGGACACGCCCTTCTGGAGGGGGTTCCCGGCCTCGGGAAAACCCTTCTTGCCGAAAGCTTCGCCCGGGCCAGCGGCCTGAGCTACAGGCGCGTCCAGTTCACCCCGGACCTCCTGCCCCAGGACCTTACGGGGAGCGAGGTCTACAGGGAGGGGACCTTCCAGTTCGTGAAGGGGCCCATCTTCGCCCAGGTGGTCCTGGCGGACGAGATCAACCGGGCTCCGCCCAAGGTGCAGTCGGCCCTCCTCGAGGCCATGCAGGAAAGGGCCGTGACCGCAGGGGGCATGCGCTACCCC is from Thermus islandicus DSM 21543 and encodes:
- a CDS encoding phosphoribosylanthranilate isomerase — encoded protein: MRVKICGLTRLEDALLAEALGAWALGFVLAPGSQRRIPPERAREISEALGPFVVRVGVFRDQEPEEVLRLMERARLQVAQLHGGEPPEWAEAVGRFYPVIKAFPLEGPARPEWADYPAQALLLDGKRPGSGEAYPRAWAGPLLASGRRVILAGGLTPENVGEALALRPYAVDLASGVEEAPGVKSEARMRALFARIMMGG
- a CDS encoding inositol monophosphatase family protein gives rise to the protein MIGRKHPFFPHLAAMLEAARLARGIHLYYLEKGFTEGTKSGPTDLVTQADRESEAALKDFLLQRFPEAGFLGEEGGSEGGKALRFIVDPLDGTVNYAHGFPFFGVSLALEAEGVVQAGVVMDTARGETFYALRGEGAYLDGRPIRVTGRRELLGSLLATGFPYDVARDPENLTYFARALRRGLLVRRPGAAALDLAYVAAGRLEGFWEVKLNPWDVAAGWLLVEEAGGRVTDLAGGPYRLGSRYIVATNGLIHGALLEALLTDVE
- a CDS encoding flavin reductase family protein, which encodes MDLEAKKKVLRSFTYGLYILTAKEGEEYAAGTVNWVTQASFKPPLVALGVKGDSHLHALIERTGRLALMTLAHDQKTIAQDFFKPTVREGDRLNGHPFVPSPTFGLPLLTELPYWLEAEVRHLHKGGDHSLVVAEVVEAGVRYEARPLVMWDTGWFYGG
- a CDS encoding Mov34/MPN/PAD-1 family protein; amino-acid sequence: MAQVLYVPIRLLRETQAHLEREAPREGVGLWAGRREVERVIPLPNVHPNPRTGYLAEPLALLRALKEMEREGLSLLAIYHSHPAGPALPSPTDRKEARWRVPYVIFGTDGFRAFLLPEGREVEVVPLYPP
- a CDS encoding elongation factor G, giving the protein MIRTVALVGHAGSGKTTLTEALLYRTGAKERMGRVEEGTTTTDYTPEARLHRTTVRTGVAPLRHRGHRIFLLDAPGYGDFVGEIRGALEAADAALVAVSAESGVQVGTERAWTVAERLGLPRMVVVTKLDRGGDYYALLEDLRSTLGPILPIGLPLYEEGRWVGLMDVFHGKAYRYEGGEEREVAVPEAERQRAERFRQEVLEAIVETDEGLLEKYLEGEEVTGEALEKAFHEAVRRGLLFPVALASGETGIGVLPLLDLLLEAFPSPEERFGEGPPLAKVFKVQVDPFMGQVAYVRLYRGRLKPGDTLQSEAGPVRLPHLYVPMGKDLLEVEEAEAGYILGLPKAESLHRGMVLWQGPRPESEEVPFARLPEPNVPVALHPKGRTDEARLGEALRRLLEEDPSLKLERQEETGEMLLWGHGELHLTTARERLGDYGVEVEFTVPKVPYRETIKRVAEGQGKYKKQTGGHGQYGDVWLRLEPAPEYGFEWRITGGVIPSKYQEAIEAGIKEAAKKGVLAGFPVMGFKAIVYNGSYHEVDSSDLAFQIAASLAFKKVMAEAGPVLLEPIYEIKVFAPQERVGDILADLQARRGRILGMEQEGALSIVRAEVPLAEVLEYYKSLPSLTGGAGAYTLEFRHYAEVPPHLAQKIVQERRQEG